Proteins encoded within one genomic window of Vairimorpha necatrix chromosome 3, complete sequence:
- a CDS encoding leucine-rich repeat-containing protein, producing MGSSSSKPNKSVIIARSNFAARGIYALYGITDKIFPHNINLPRLYSDKVILDKKIEEINLEISKKLKKEFNKSNNELEDDPVLKVQDLISKSKKIETISYNSSTHGDHLIMCKENIYEISNEIGELKNLLLCQLCCNYIYKIPPSIIYLQKLMTLSLARNQLRFIPEEICELSSLTHLDLSFNFLVEMPHNLKKLKSLTSLNLENNLFIDIPLEISKLRSLRNLQISNNPIKDVPLQILKMPFLVDFDASSSTLVYEDVFKKVGNLDLREICLRNVVLNILPVYKNIDRLLIESLFNVEECGFCGGPIFDAYFFIKTSEVHENKEYPVKYKICRKHFKDQRNRIGAFFGRSHDSIPYNILINHNISIRDIFYGSVEIKKRHKLYGIFSRRMQLWELSKFNNPETKKTLFKKVDQNFYN from the coding sequence atggGATCAAGTTCTAGTAAACCCAATAAATCTGTAATTATAGCTCGTTCCAATTTCGCAGCACGTGGTATTTACGCTTTATACGGCATAACTGACAAGATATTTCCACACAATATAAACCTACCTAGATTATATTCCGACAAAGTTATTTTAGACAAAAAGATTGAAGAAAtcaatttagaaatatcaaagaaattaaaaaaagaatttaataaatctaataatGAATTAGAAGATGATCCTGTGCTGAAAGTACAGGATCTAATTtctaaaagtaaaaaaatagaaacaATTTCTTATAATTCGAGTACACACGGAGATCATTTAATAATgtgtaaagaaaatatttatgaaattaGTAATGAAATAGGTGAACTTAAGAATTTACTTTTATGTCAACTTTGttgtaattatatttataaaataccACCATcgataatttatttacagAAATTGATGACTTTAAGTTTAGCAAGAAATCAGCTTAGATTTATTCCTGAAGAAATTTGTGAATTATCAAGTTTGACACATTTagatttatcttttaattttttagtagaAATGCCTCATAATTTAAAGAAGTTGAAGTCTTTGacttctttaaatttagaaaataatttgtttattgatATACCATTAGAAATTAGTAAATTGAGAtctttaagaaatttacaaatttctaataatcCGATTAAAGATGTACcattacaaattttaaagatgcCTTTTCTTGTAGATTTTGATGCTTCGTCTTCTACGCTTGTTTATGAAGATGTTTTTAAGAAAGTTGGAAATTTAGATCTTAGAGAAATTTGCCTTAGAAATGTagttttgaatattttaccagtttataaaaatatagacaGGTTGTTGATAGAAAGTCTTTTTAATGTTGAAGAATGTGGATTTTGTGGTGGTCCGATTTTTGATgcgtatttttttattaagacGAGTGAAGTGcatgaaaataaagagtACCCAGTGAAATATAAGATTTGTAGAAAGCATTTTAAAGATCAGAGAAATAGAATAGGGGCTTTCTTTGGGAGATCTCATGATAGTATTCCTTATAATATCTTGATAAATCATAATATTAGTATTAGAGATATCTTTTATGGTTCTGTAGAGATTAAGAAGAGACATAAGTTGTATGGAATATTTAGTAGAAGAATGCAACTCTGGGAATTATCAAAGTTTAATAATCCCGAGACCAAGAAAACATTATTCAAGAAAGTagatcaaaatttttataattaa
- a CDS encoding COPII coat assembly protein SEC16, which translates to MQNKSDQTFWSNDEESDEDFESIINSKKVEKTNESQNDSKILTSEKLDFLWSDDEDNNFPVNEKIPKTAIFSTGKEKISEEKEDYVNQENLEQNDKTNEEDENSTEEEKKEQINEEHFENIGKAKKYNNWQEEEQQINENNNWPKNEENENIVTEGNKNENLDRSEQNNVNEEEQINENSHEEEKSGNINREEINYWLEDEEQDSFYKPNKNDSTTLSDKPESTAEEKIFYSPEPKKNDMTSVNDQSDDLKEKKDFPSPQPENYEISQNCIPDKLDEANNVQDNVEEFIDTHNSTEPVNVGQEEVKNLSKDLESLNLSSPLKITDVELESSSNNVCTESLFFDDNEAEDESSFFSTINKTSNNLIEEETEVEYEGSINKSEEIISEADISKKKEIILEETKYEEKVLANESHAASNESDLPNEKSKGLISGDSKKFKLQTKRPLVCLFGNKVLTYYESIQPRYNTEGIKKDQSVNILTTFNLEKPSVMNDKVLTKSFTSPSLNMILSILNLKDIHQDNVADIIGAKSVKYTSKSYQETESMSNINTALNISTYNTNHAVDYCLNNKMWTLALILSKMDSEVMKNIYKEIIDEDMTSLFLNDNFVLKRHWKEYFKHFAYNSSKNLDNFIREVFKYNFEDGILVLVSLHLCKVLDIKDYLEYFSHKHDLCSILLFIHTKYNKIGNIDLLLYEYVCDIKDRDLETSREFYKRHKKEFRKELQNILDENFKLNWNFGIKEIVNFGISKILDVSEDEQTKIKQNENKCNKVDKEEEEQLDNNKKYNLNKKIYTKKTDNKKIYNKEELDSKKIYNKNEIYNVNRGEDIQQDNINNDNNKYVNINNGNTNSGNRDLYADQKHSKSFADFFEDDKNDKEMTSEDDTALFLSKYNLDEDKVGIKKEDKVVSSEPEEKSSFLSMFNIFKKKSYKIELKAADDIKYDPVTKKWVSGGNTPPKKEEIKGASIPKLNLPNKPSPTFTKNNPDLKDSVDLKNNVDLKKNNPDLKKNNVDLKKMSLYAGKKKTTSVGFNTFKKESN; encoded by the coding sequence ATGCAAAACAAAAGTGATCAAACATTTTGGAGTAATGATGAAGAAAGTGACGAAGACTTTGAAAGTATCATCAACTCAAAGAAAGTAGAAAAAACCAATGAATCACAAAATGATTCTAAGATTTTAACATCTGAGAAGTTGGATTTTTTATGGTCTGATGATGAAGACAATAATTTCCCAgttaatgaaaaaataccTAAAACAGCAATTTTCTCAACTggcaaagaaaaaataagcgaagaaaaagaagattaTGTGAAtcaagaaaatttagaGCAAAATGATAAAACGAATGAAGAAGATGAAAATTCTacagaagaagaaaaaaaggaacaaataaatgaaGAACATTTTGAAAACATTGGTaaagcaaaaaaatataataattggCAGGAAGAAGAAcaacaaataaatgaaaataataattggccgaaaaatgaagaaaatgaaaacaTTGTTACAGaaggaaataaaaatgagaaTTTAGACAGGTCAGAACAAAATAATGTAAATGAAGAAGAACAGATAAATGAAAACAGTCACGAAGAAGAGAAGAGTggaaatataaatagagaagaaattaattattgGCTAGAAGACGAGGAACAAGACTCATTTTATAAGcctaataaaaatgacTCGACAACTCTGAGCGACAAACCAGAAAGCACAGCGGAggaaaaaatcttttatagtCCCGAACCTAAGAAAAATGACATGACTTCTGTAAATGATCAATCTGAcgatttaaaagaaaaaaaggaTTTTCCTAGTCCCCAACCCGaaaattatgaaatttCTCAAAATTGTATTCCCGACAAGTTAGATGAAGCAAATAATGTCCAAGACAACGTTGAAGAGTTCATTGACACTCACAATTCCACTGAGCCTGTGAATGTGGGACAAGAGGAAGTTAAAAATCTGTCCAAAGATTTAGAGAGTCTTAATTTATCAAGTCCCTTGAAGATTACAGATGTGGAATTAGAAAGTTCTTCTAATAATGTTTGTACAGAGAGTCTGTTTTTTGATGACAATGAAGCCGAAGACGAGTCTTCTTTTTTCAGTACTATCAACAAGACAAGTAATAACTTAATAGAAGAAGAGACAGAGGTAGAATACGAAGGAtcaattaataaatcagaagaaataattagTGAGGCAGACATATctaagaaaaaagaaatcatCCTCGAAGAAACTAAATATGAAGAAAAAGTACTAGCCAATGAATCTCATGCAGCAAGTAATGAGTCTGATCTACCAAATGAAAAGTCAAAAGGTCTCATTTCTGGGGACTCTAAAAAGTTCAAGTTACAAACAAAGAGGCCTCtagtttgtttgtttggCAATAAAGTCCTTACATATTATGAGTCAATTCAGCCCAGATACAATACAGAaggaattaaaaaagaccAAAGTGTGAATATTCTGACGACttttaatttagaaaagCCTTCTGTTATGAATGACAAAGTTCTTACTAAATCTTTTACTAGTCCAAGTCTGAACATGATCTTGTCCATTTTGAATCTCAAGGATATTCACCAGGACAATGTGGCCGATATAATCGGGGCCAAGTCTGTCAAATACACTTCTAAATCTTACCAGGAAACTGAATCCatgtcaaatattaatacaGCCTTGAATATCTCAACTTATAATACTAATCATGCAGTAGATTATTGTCTCAATAATAAGATGTGGACACTGGCCTTGATTTTATCAAAGATGGACTCAGAAGTCATGAAGAATATTTACAAGGAAATTATAGACGAAGACATGACTTCTTTATTTCTCAATGATAATTTCGTACTAAAAAGACACTGGAAAGAATATTTCAAGCATTTTGCTTATAACTCTAGTAAGAATTTggataattttataagagaagtttttaaatataattttgaagATGGTATTCTAGTACTTGTCTCTTTACACTTGTGTAAAGTTCTAGACataaaagattatttagaatatttCTCACATAAGCATGACTTGTGTAGTATTTTACTGTTTATTCATAccaaatataataaaattggaaatattgatttattattgtatGAATATGTCTGTGATATAAAAGATAGAGATTTAGAAACTAGTAGagaattttataagagACATAAAAAGGAATTTAGGAAAGAATTAcagaatattttagatgAGAATTTCAAATTAAATTGGAATTTCggaattaaagaaatagtGAATTTTGGGATATCCAAAATATTAGATGTATCAGAAGATGAGCAAACTAAAATAAAGCAAAATGAAAACAAATGCAATAAAGTCGACAAGGAAGAAGAGGAACAACTAgataataacaaaaaatataatttaaataagaaaatatatactAAGAAAACGgataataagaaaatatataataaagaagaactagatagtaaaaaaatatataataaaaatgaaatatataatgTAAATAGAGGCGAAGATATTCAACaagataatataaataatgataATAACAAATATGTTAACATAAATAATGGTAATACTAATTCGGGAAATAGAGATTTATACGCAGATCAAAAACATTCAAAAAGTTTCGCAGATTTCTTTGAAGATGATAAAAATGACAAGGAGATGACGTCAGAGGATGACACTGCTCTTTTTCTctctaaatataatttagacGAGGACAAAGTgggtataaaaaaagaagataaagTCGTATCCTCTGAACCCGAAGAAAAGAGTTCATTTTTGTCAATgttcaatattttcaagAAGAAGAGTTATAAAATCGAATTAAAAGCGGCTgatgatataaaatatgacCCAGTTACCAAGAAATGGGTCAGTGGAGGAAATACTCCTcctaaaaaagaagaaatcaAAGGAGCATCAATTCCCAAGTTAAATCTGCCTAATAAGCCCAGCCCGacttttactaaaaataatcCAGATCTAAAAGATAGCGTAGATCTTAAGAATAACGTAGATcttaagaaaaataatccAGATcttaagaaaaataatgtaGATTTAAAGAAGATGTCTTTATATGCAGGAAAGAAAAAGACCACAAGTGTAGGatttaatacatttaaaaaGGAAAGTAACTAA
- a CDS encoding pre-mRNA splicing factor, with translation MPEKYKKRKTLEQRNWEKRKLKMAGIECASSHSENGNVLEVQVKDESRFRNINNVTEVIFDFDNPLFLIGNRPSKYYEKYKNNEFVNYNEIKHDQTEQNYENNHPIKTELEEDYKSLPVYEHKEDFLNFFESQNIILVTGDTGCGKSTLVPKFIFDKYKFRICVTQPRRISVKNLYNRMKKFYKSEVGYAIQYEQNYNQDTKIKYVTEGILLREITSDPLLLNYDVIICDEVHERSVNLDIILGYLKIIKEKRKDLKIILMSATLQIADFKCFFEASSYNFSGNLFPVDIKYLKIDVDDYIEWTTKKILTIHKKEDQGDILVFLSGKEDILQIYKILKKDTEDLEIIQLYSEIMKDVYNVIFNQKSKFRRCILSTNIAETSITIRNIKYVVDSGFHKIGFYDYNSGDRLIKYPISKENAIQRAGRAGRTGPGICYRMYSEKSYNEFMKEKNIPEILKSNISNTILLLLSTNYKKIENFPFLSKPPKSLINAGIITLQSLKFIDNGYNLTRDGKDVMNLGVDVILGKLIIEGIRNDCSYDSTLLASILSLDTHNIFGYFEKEKIDYKSCFVKDNEFITLLNLFKFGYKNKNFAPQIINRVRDIHENILRRIYRLGYKKTYKNNINLVILKTFFFNICRYEEDKCINLCTKVEYSIFNLDFKNDYLIFYKSFKNKRGEFVMQISASLKPEDILRNLPEYFKDRNVKEESQEKKNIIIFDNLYERFELESDNEL, from the coding sequence ATGccagaaaaatataaaaaaagaaaaactttAGAACAAAGAAATTGGGAAAAGAGAAAACTCAAAATGGCAGGAATAGAATGTGCCTCATCACACTCAGAAAATGGTAATGTGTTAGAAGTACAAGTCAAAGATGAGTCTAGATTTaggaatataaataatgttACAGAAGTAATCTTTGATTTTGATAatcctttatttttaataggAAATCGACCAagtaaatattatgaaaaatataaaaataatgaattcGTAAACTACAATGAAATTAAGCACGACCAGACAGAGcaaaattatgaaaacaATCATCCAATTAAAACTGAATTAGAAGAAGATTATAAGTCTTTGCCTGTTTATGAGcataaagaagattttctaaatttctttGAATCTCAGAATATCATTTTAGTAACTGGAGATACAGGATGTGGAAAAAGTACCCTTGTTcctaaatttatatttgacaaatataaattccGTATTTGTGTCACACAACCGCGAAGAATTAGCGTAAAAAACTTGTATAACAgaatgaagaaattttataaatcagAAGTGGGTTACGCAATCCAATACGAACAAAATTACAATCAAGATactaaaatcaaatatgtCACAGAAGGAATTTTATTACGAGAAATCACTTCTGATCCGCTGCTACTAAATTATGACGTCATTATATGTGACGAAGTCCACGAACGCAGTGTAAATTtagatataattttaggatatttaaaaataataaaagaaaaaagaaaagatctaaaaataattctaaTGAGTGCGACACTACAAATCGCAGATttcaaatgtttttttgaagCCAgttcttataattttagtgGTAATTTGTTCCCCGTAGacataaaatatctaaaaatagATGTAGACGATTACATAGAATGGACtacaaagaaaatattaacaatccataaaaaagaagatcaAGGAGATATTTTAGTATTCCTTAGTGGTaaagaagatattttacaaatttataaaattttgaaaaaagatacagaagatttagaaataattcaATTATATTCAGAAATAATGAAAGATGTTTACAATGTAATTTTCAACCAGAAGTCAAAATTTAGAAGATGCATTTTATCGACAAATATAGCAGAAACATCAATTAcaattagaaatataaaatatgtagTAGATTCGGGATTCCATAAAATAGGCTTCTATGATTATAATTCAGGAGACAgacttataaaatatccAATTAGTAAAGAAAACGCAATACAAAGAGCAGGTCGTGCAGGAAGAACTGGACCAGGTATTTGTTATAGAATGTACTCAGAGAAATCATATAATGAATttatgaaagaaaaaaatattcctgaaattttaaagtcaaatatttcaaacACGATTTTGTTGCTTTTATcaacaaattataaaaaaattgaaaatttccCATTTTTGTCCAAACCGCCTAAATCTTTGATAAATGCAGGAATTATAACTTTACAAAgtttgaaatttattgataatGGATATAATCTCACTAGAGACGGGAAAGATGTTATGAATTTAGGAGTAGATGTCATATTAGGCAAATTGATTATTGAAGGAATTAGAAATGATTGTTCTTATGATTCGACACTTTTAGCAAGTATTTTGAGCTTAGACACACACAATATTTTCGGATATTTTGAGAAAGAGAAAAttgattataaatcttgttttgtaaaagataatgaatttataactttgttaaatttattcaagtttggttataaaaataaaaatttcgcCCCGCAAATAATCAATAGAGTCAGAGATATCCACGAGAATATATTAAGAAGAATTTATAGACTAGGATATAAGAAAACATATAagaataatataaatttagtcATACTTAAgacatttttctttaatatttgtagaTATGAAGAAGACAAGTGTATCAATTTATGTACTAAAGTAGAATattcaatatttaatttagattttaaaaatgattatttgatattttacaagtcatttaaaaataaaagaggTGAATTTGTCATGCAAATTTCTGCCTCATTGAAGCCTGaagatattttaagaaatttacctgaatattttaaagatagaaatgtaaaagaagaaagtcaagaaaagaaaaatataataatatttgataatttatatgAGAGATTTGAATTAGAATCAGATAATGAATTATAA
- a CDS encoding tRNA N6-adenosine threonylcarbamoyltransferase (OSGEP) encodes MIVLGFEGSANKLGIGILIDKKIVSNERRTFVPPPGEGFIPARTAEHHRSEIFDLLRFSLEKSKIKLKDVDLICYTKGPGMGQALSAVATVARALSLTLNIPIIPVNHCIAHIEMGRFITNSSNPTVLYVSGGNTQIISYNKNKYKIFGEALDNAVGNCLDKVARILKLPNDPAPGLNIELHARKGKKFFELPYVVKGMDVSFSGIISSIKNIEIKDQQTVYDICYSLQETVFSSLVEVTERAMSFNNSHEVLIVGGVGCNKRLQEMMSIMVEERGGKLYSTDERFCIDNGAMIALCGLLMHESGQVFKIEDCTITQRFRTDTVEVTWRKD; translated from the coding sequence ATGATTGTTCTGGGCTTTGAAGGGAGTGCGAATAAACTAGGCATAGGAATTCTAAtcgataaaaaaatagtatcAAACGAAAGAAGAACTTTCGTCCCTCCTCCAGGGGAAGGATTCATTCCTGCACGGACTGCTGAACATCACAGAAGTGAGATTTTCGATCTTCTTCGTTTTTCTTTAGAAAAATCAAAgatcaaattaaaagacGTCGATCTCATTTGTTATACAAAAGGACCAGGAATGGGTCAAGCTTTATCAGCAGTGGCCACTGTAGCCAGAGCTCTAAGTCTTACTCTTAATATTCCTATTATACCCGTCAATCATTGTATAGCTCATATAGAAATGGGCAGATTTATTACAAACTCGTCTAATCCCACAGTTTTGTACGTAAGCGGCGGCAACACGCAAATAATTTcgtataataaaaataaatataaaatattcgGGGAAGCTTTGGACAATGCAGTAGGAAATTGCCTGGACAAAGTAGCGAGAATCTTAAAATTGCCTAATGATCCCGCGCCCGGTCTTAATATCGAGTTACATGCCAGAAAAGGCAAGAAGTTTTTTGAGCTCCCGTATGTCGTCAAAGGCATGGACGTGTCTTTTTCCGGGATTATTTCGTCTATAaagaatatagaaattaaaGATCAGCAGACTGTTTATGATATTTGTTACTCGTTACAAGAGACAGTCTTCTCTTCTTTAGTGGAAGTCACAGAAAGAGCTAtgtcttttaataatagtCATGAAGTATTAATAGTAGGGGGAGTTGGATGTAATAAAAGATTACAAGAAATGATGAGTATTATGGTAGAAGAACGAGGAGGGAAGTTGTACTCTACAGATGAAAGATTCTGTATTGATAATGGGGCAATGATAGCGCTGTGTGGACTTTTGATGCATGAGAGTGGGCAAGTCTTTAAAATTGAAGATTGTACGATAACCCAAAGGTTTAGAACTGACACAGTCGAAGTAACTTGGAGaaaagattaa
- a CDS encoding protein transport protein SEC61 subunit 1 (SC61A), whose translation MTCKQVTFQEKFIWTTLAILIYMIASQVPLFGIIASEQADPFYWMRMMMASSRGTLMDLGISPVITSSMIMQFFTMSELIKVDFSIKEDKILYGALGRLISIILTVGQAAVQVFTGFYGKPKDLGLTYCSILIIQLIFSGIIIILLDELLQKGYGLGNGVNLFIAANVCESIVWKAFSPKVFFTGRGIEFEGSVIALFHLLIVRPNKLSALHEIMFRQNLPNLFTFLVTVALFVFVIYLQGLRVELTTESTQVRGQTGKYPIKLLYTSTSPVIYQNYIVSYFCTISRLLYKWKPTNKLVRFLGVWDTVKTGRLNALRGISYYISPPESVFDIYRRPVYFFIYLAITFISCALMSRAWVEVGGGTPSNCASNLKKNRMTLKGIRESNMEFVFSKYIPSAALLSGFFTCLVVLLSNLFDTIGSGSNVFLATSIIYQYLELFAKETAKKSGMSFID comes from the exons ATGACATGTAA ACAAGTAACATTCCAAGAGAAGTTCATATGGACCACTCTGGCCATTTTGATATACATGATAGCTTCACAAGTTCCTCTGTTTGGTATCATTGCTTCAGAACAAGCTGATCCTTTTTACTGGATGAGAATGATGATGGCCTCAAGCCGCGGGACACTCATGGATTTGGGAATTTCACCCGTGATCACCTCTTCGATGATTATGCAGTTTTTTACCATGTCTGAACTTATAAAAGTCGACTTCTCGATAAAAGAAGACAAGATTTTATACGGAGCTCTCGGTAGATTAATCTCGATTATTTTGACTGTAGGACAAGCAGCAGTACAAGTTTTTACTGGGTTTTATGGTAAACCAAAAGATCTCGGGCTTACTTATTGTTCTATTCTTATCATTCAGCTTATATTTTCTGGtataataatcattttACTTGACGAGTTACTCCAAAAAGGATATGGCCTTGGAAATGGTGTAAACCTCTTCATTGCCGCCAATGTGTGCGAGAGTATCGTCTGGAAAGCTTTCAGTCCTAAAGTCTTTTTTACAGGAAGAGGAATAGAATTCGAAGGGTCAGTAATCGCCTTATTCCATTTATTGATAGTCAGACCTAACAAGCTGTCAGCTCTTCATGAAATTATGTTCAGACAGAATCTGCCAAATTTGTTTACTTTCTTGGTCACTGTGGCTCTCTTCgtatttgtaatttatttacaagGTCTGAGAGTCGAGCTTACTACTGAGTCTACTCAAGTAAGAGGCCAGACTGGTAAATATCCTATTAAGCTTCTTTATACAAGTACTTCTCCTGTCATTTATCAGAATTATATTGTCTCTTATTTCTGCACTATCTCAAGATTATTGTACAAGTGGAAGCCGACTAATAAACTTGTCAGATTTTTAGGCGTCTGGGATACAGTGAAAACTGGAAGATTAAACGCTCTAAGAggtatttcttattatatttctcCTCCTGAAAGTGTATTTGATATCTACCGTAGGCCagtttatttcttcatttatcTCGCTATAACTTTCATTTCTTGCGCTTTGATGAGTCGAGCTTGGGTTGAAGTAGGCGGAGGAACTCCAAGTAATTGTGCTAGtaatttgaagaaaaacaGAATGACGCTAAAAGGAATCAGAGAAAGTAATATGgaatttgtattttctaaatatattcCATCTGCTGCGCTTCTTAGTGGATTTTTCACTTGTTTAGTCGTTTTATTgtctaatttatttgatacTATTGGAAGTGGGTCAAATGTCTTTTTGGCTACTTctataatttatcaatatttagaattatttGCTAAAGAAACGGCTAAGAAGAGTGGAATGTCTTTTATtgattaa